Proteins found in one Triticum aestivum cultivar Chinese Spring chromosome 4D, IWGSC CS RefSeq v2.1, whole genome shotgun sequence genomic segment:
- the LOC123100236 gene encoding gibberellin 2-beta-dioxygenase 6 produces the protein MLAFAEGTSCTTTDPPLADSYRALLCRGELEGGGAAPAHALESLAMLERDLPIIDLKHLTSRDARESKACADAMARAASEWGFFQVVNHGVGRELLEEMRREQTRLFRLPFGTKDKAGLLNGSYRWGNPTATSLGQLSWSESFHVPLPSISREDCDYGKLSTLRGVMQEVADAMLRVADTVAGTLAENLGHEAGGSESAFPAGCDGTTCFLRLNRYPACPFAADSLGMVPHTDSDFLTILCQDQVGGLQLIKDSRWVAVKPHADALIVNVGDLFQAWSNNRYKSVEHKVVANSKAERFSVAYFLCPSSDSSVGTCGEPSPYKPFTFGEYRRSVHDDVERTGKKIGLPNFLKRSTVHGLDDDTMDLSS, from the exons ATGCTGGCCTTCGCCGAGGGCACGAGCTGCACGACCACCGATCCGCCTCTGGCGGACAGCTACCGCGCGCTGCTCTGCAGAGGCGAGCtcgagggcggcggcgctgcgcCGGCGCATGCGTTGGAGAGCCTGGCCATGCTGGAGCGTGATCTGCCAATTATCGACTTGAAGCACCTGACGAGCCGCGACGCAAGGGAGAGCAAGGCGTGCGCGGACGCCATGGCGAGAGCGGCGTCGGAGTGGGGCTTCTTCCAAGTGGTCAACCACGGCGTGGGGCGGGAGCTCCTGGAGGAGATGAGGCGGGAGCAGACGAGGCTGTTCCGCCTCCCGTTCGGTACCAAGGACAAGGCCGGGCTCCTCAACGGCTCGTACCGGTGGGGCAACCCGACGGCCACGTCGCTCGGGCAGCTCTCGTGGTCGGAGTCCTTCCACGTTCCGCTCCCCAGCATCTCCCGGGAAGACTGTGACTACGGAAAGCTCAGCACATTGAG GGGAGTGATGCAGGAGGTGGCGGACGCTATGTTGCGAGTGGCGGACACGGTGGCCGGCACGCTGGCGGAGAACCttgggcacgaggcagggggcagcgAGTCGGCGTTCCCGGCAGGGTGCGACGGGACGACGTGCTTCCTGCGGCTGAACAGGTACCCGGCGTGCCCGTTTGCGGCGGACTCCTTGGGCATGGTGCCGCACACGGACAGCGACTTCCTCACCATCCTCTGCCAGGACCAGGTCGGGGGCCTACAGCTCATCAAGGACTCCCGCTGGGTCGCCGTGAAGCCCCACGCCGACGCGCTCATTGTCAACGTCGGCGATCTGTTTCAGGCGTGGAGCAACAACAGGTACAAGAGCGTGGAGCACAAGGTGGTGGCCAATTCCAAGGCGGAGCGCTTCTCCGTCGCCTACTTCCTGTGCCCGTCGTCGGACTCGTCCGTCGGAACATGCGGCGAGCCGTCGCCGTACAAGCCGTTTACCTTCGGAGAGTATAGGAGGAGTGTACATGATGATGTCGAGAGAACCGGGAAAAAGATTGGACTCCCCAACTTTCTCAAACGTTCTACGGTTCACGGCCTCGATGACGACACGATGGACCTCTCTTCTTAA